The window TCACGCGCCAGGCCATGCACGAGACCGACGCAGGCATGTTTGGCGGTCAGGTACGCGATTCCGGCGTTGTTGGACCTGACGTCGAACGCGGCGTCGGACAACGTCAGTACGACGCATCCTGAGGCAGCGATCAGAGAGTCTGCCGCCGCACGCGCGGCCAGCAGGTAGCCGACGACGTCGACATCGATCACACGCCTGAACGTCTCCTCGAGATGATGCGGTTGGGTATCGAGGAGACGCAGTCCCCCATCATGGATTCCGGCATTCACGATCAGAACGTCGAGCCTACCGTCGATGGCGGCGGTCCCGACCGCCCTTTCGTTGTCCTCGTAGACCCGGACATCCCCCAGGACCGATTTCACGCGAGGATCGGTCGACCGTCTCCTGTCGAATATGGTCACAGCGGCGCCGTCGTCGAGAAAGCTGTCAGCGACGGCCTTTCCGATGCCGGAGGCTCCCCCGGTCACCAGTACGGACAGTGTCATGCGAGCGAGCCCGCCTCCGTAAGCCGACGGCCGCCTGTGAAAGCGGCCGGGTCTAGTAGTGGATGGTCCCGGGCAGGCCGCCGCCGGCACCGACGACGTCGCCGTGCATCGCCATCGACCGTTCGGACGCCAGGAACGTGACCACGTCGGCCACCTCCCGCGCGGTGACCATGCGCCCCAGCGCCGACCCGCGGGCGAGACGCGCCTCGATCTCATCGGGCTCGACGCCGGCGCGCCGTGCGCGGTCGAGTACCAGCTGGGCGGTGCGTTCGGTCCGGGTAGCACCCGGGTTGACGACGAAGACTCCGACGCCGTGCGGTCCCAGTTCGTCGGCCAACGTCTTGGTGAGAGCCACGACGGCGGCGTTACGCATGCTGGTGAGGGGCGAACCGGTGGTGCGGGCGGCCTGGCCCGCGATGTTGATGATCCGACCCCAGCGCTGCTCGACGAAGCGGGGCGCGCAGGCCTGGGCGCAGCGGGCGTAGCCGAACACCTTGTCGTTCATGGCTGAGGCGAACCGTGGACCGCTCAGCTCCGCGACCGTCCTGACCGGTGCCGCGCCCCCCGGCGCCGCAGCACAGTTCACCAGGATGTCCAGGCCGCCGAGCAGGCCCACGGCCCGATCGACCGCCTCGCGGACCGAGCCGTCGTCCTCGGTGTCACCCACGACGGCCACGACGTTCCCTTTTCCATGGCCGGACAGTTCTCGGACCGTCGCGTCCAGCCGCTCGGAACCCCGGGCGAGAAGTGCTACGTCGCAGCCCTCCCAAAGGAGTTGTCGGGCGATGGCCTTTCCGATGCCACCGCTGCCCCCGGTGACCAGCGCGCGGCGGCCGGTCAGATGAAGGTCCACCTCGCTCAGGCCTCCTCGCTCGGTCCGCCGCCGAGGCCGGCGGCGGGCGGCGTGAAATGCCTCGCTAGCATGTCGCGCGTATGCCGGATATGGGTCCGTAGCACCCGCTCTGCCTCGTCGGCGTCGCCCGCCGCCATCGCCTCGATGATCAGATGGTGTTCGGCGCAGGCCTCCTGCCGCCGACCAGGACTCGAGACGACCGATCTGACGTAACGGTGCACGCGGTCGCGGATGTCCTGCACGATGCGGCTGGCCTCGGTCCCGGCGCCGTTCAGCAGGGTGTGCAACGCGATGTCGCCCTGGAACCAGGATTCGGGATCCTTGACCGCGGCGAGCTTTCTGTTCGCGGCGAACAGGGCCGAGGA of the Pseudofrankia saprophytica genome contains:
- a CDS encoding SDR family oxidoreductase is translated as MTLSVLVTGGASGIGKAVADSFLDDGAAVTIFDRRRSTDPRVKSVLGDVRVYEDNERAVGTAAIDGRLDVLIVNAGIHDGGLRLLDTQPHHLEETFRRVIDVDVVGYLLAARAAADSLIAASGCVVLTLSDAAFDVRSNNAGIAYLTAKHACVGLVHGLARDLAPAVRVNGVAPSGVPTSLVAADGDRDERPAITDAARLRSAVASRTLLNRAIELEDVVSAFRFLCGPGAASITGQILRTDGGLIP
- a CDS encoding SDR family NAD(P)-dependent oxidoreductase; its protein translation is MDLHLTGRRALVTGGSGGIGKAIARQLLWEGCDVALLARGSERLDATVRELSGHGKGNVVAVVGDTEDDGSVREAVDRAVGLLGGLDILVNCAAAPGGAAPVRTVAELSGPRFASAMNDKVFGYARCAQACAPRFVEQRWGRIINIAGQAARTTGSPLTSMRNAAVVALTKTLADELGPHGVGVFVVNPGATRTERTAQLVLDRARRAGVEPDEIEARLARGSALGRMVTAREVADVVTFLASERSMAMHGDVVGAGGGLPGTIHY